One Anastrepha obliqua isolate idAnaObli1 chromosome 6, idAnaObli1_1.0, whole genome shotgun sequence DNA window includes the following coding sequences:
- the LOC129250110 gene encoding zinc finger BED domain-containing protein 4-like: MNQNVVYLNIRLRPSFPSLEGKGFLQLMTELVPLYKVPSRETVKLRVDEKYEVLSCAFKEYIRKSDTYCLTYDIWTEQMKNESFMGVTIHFLDNLHLLSGTLRLIELRESHTAAYLGEKLSRLFIEWNVVTDKVFVCITDNDSTMIKMNRNLFGDNKIIPCFAHTINLVVTQAIDKSTEVSSLIIKVSDIVKFIKRSVYASDDLRKKQMEAGTSEGTTKKMILDVKKRWNSCFYMLERFVQLSSFLSEVLLTRPEAPSMVNGSELNNIKEVIELLKSFETVTREISADSYVTVSKIIPLEETSDEENDLDAIVNVPPVTPEDVLNTLKRVKDCKALGPNRVLNNALKTAIRSKPHTFVNLCSTCLAEETFPKRWKLQHLVLLFNQAAT, translated from the exons ATGAATCAGAACGTAGTATACCTGAATATCCGTCTTCGTCCCTCGTTCCCTTCGTTGGAGGGAAAGGGATTTTTACAACTTATGACAGAACTGGTTCCACTCTATAAAGTTCCCAGCAGGGAGACAGTTAAATTGCGCGTGGATGAAAAATATGAAGTGTTGTCATGtgcttttaaagaatatattcgTAAAAGTGACACTTATTGTCTAACTTATGATATATGGACGGAGCAAATGAAAAACGAGTCGTTCATGGGAgtaacaattcattttttagaCAATTTGCATCTGTTAAGTGGAACTTTACGCCTTATTGAGCTTCGCGAAAGTCACACAGCTGCTTATTTAGGAGAAAAGTTGTCGCGACTTTTTATAGAGTGGAACGTGGTCAcagataaagtttttgtttgcaTAACAGATAACGACAGTACCATGATAAAAATGAATCGGAATTTATTCGGCGACAATAAAATAATACCTTGTTTCGCACATACTATAAATTTGGTTGTCACTCAAGCCATTGACAAGTCTACGGAAGTGTCATCATTGATTATTAAGGTGAGCGACATTGTTAAGTTTATCAAGAGGAGCGTTTATGCTAGTGATGATTTGCGAAAGAAACAGATGGAAGCTGGAACGTCTGAAGGTACAACAAAAAAGATGATTCTGGACGTCAAAAAAAGATGGAACTCTTGTTTTTACATGTTGGAGAGGTTTGTTCAGTTATCCTCTTTTTTGAGTGAAGTACTTCTCACTCGCCCGGAAGCACCTTCCATGGTTAATGGCTCTGAGCTGAATAATATCAAAGAGGTAATTGAGTTACTAAAGTCTTTTGAAACTGTTACCAGGGAGATTTCTGCGGACTCCTATGTTACTGTTAGCAAGATAATACCCCTG GAGGAAACAAGCGACGAAGAAAATGACTTGGATGCAATCGTAAACGTACCACCGGTGACACCGGAAGATGTGCTTAACACACTAAAACGTGTAAAAGACTGCAAGGCGCTTGGCCCAAATCGGGTTCTTAACAATGCGCTTAAAACCGCGATTCGATCAAAACCCCACACATTCGTCAACCTATGCAGTACATGCCTGGCTGAAGAAACTTTCCCGAAGCGATGGAAATTGCAACACTTGGTGCTGCTATTTAACCAAGCAGCAACCTGA